In Rhodanobacteraceae bacterium, the DNA window CAGCTCCGGCAGGCGCCGCCGGAGCCCTTCGTTCTCCTGCTGCAGCCGGGTGGCCTCGAGCGCGCGCTCCACGGTCAGCAGCAGCTTGGCCAGCGAGATCGGCTTCTCGATGAAGTCGTAGGCGCCGAGGCGAGTGGCTTCGACCGCGGTCTCGATGGTGCCGTGGCCGCTCATCATCACCACCGGCATCGGCGGGCGGCCGCCCTGGCTCCATTCGCGCAGCAGCGAGATGCCGTCGGTGTCCGGCATCCACACGTCCAGCAGCACGAGATCAGGGCGGCGGGTGCGCAGCGCCGCACGCGCGGCGCTGGCCCCGGCGGCACTTTCCACCTGATAGCCCTCGTCCGCCAGGATGTCCTGCACCAGCGAGCGAATGTCCGGCTCGTCGTCCACCACCAAGATATGACTGGCTGCCATATGCGCTTCCTGACCGATCACGACAGGATAGGCGCTTCGGGGAGAGCCGCGAAGGGCTGGCACACTCGCCGGGCTGCAAGCGGGCGCGCCGCCTCGTATACTCCGCGCCCTTGGCCAGCGCCCCGCGAGGTGCCCGGCCCATTGCATTCGGATTCCAAGGGGCAAACTCCGTGACCAAGTACGATGCGGTCTTCCTGAAGCATTTCGCGCAACTGATCATCGGGCTGATGGTGTTCGCACTGTTGCTGATCATCGTCGCGCACTACATCAATGACCGCTTCTACGGCTACAGCGCCGCCGCGTCCGGGGTGGCAGACGAAGACCTGAATCCGATCCAGCGCGAGCGCGTTGCGGCCCAGCGCGCCGAGACCAATGCACGCCTCGCACCCATCGGTGGCGTCAATGCCGGCGACACCGGCCGCGCGGCCATCGCCGCCGCCGAGGAAGCGCGACAGAAGGCGCTGGCCAGCCAGGTGGCCTACGGCGGCACCCTGGATGGCGCGGTGATCTACCAGAACCTCTGCGGCGCCTGCCACAACTCGGGCGCCGGTGGCGCGCCGATGATGACCAAGGACGCCTGGGCGCCGCGCATGGCGCAGGGTGTCGACACGCTGGTCAAGCACGCCGTCGAGGGCTTCCAGGGCGCCGCGGGCGTGATGCCGGCCAAGGGCGGCAACCCGTCGCTGACCGACGAGCAGGTGCGCGCCGCGGTCGAGCACATGGTCGGCCAGGTGCAGTAAGCCGCAGGCAAGCAACGCAAGTCCGGAACGCCGCCCGCGAGGCGGCGTTCTGGTTTCCAGCCAGGGGAAATCGATGAACTTCACGCGTGTGCTGGCAACTGCGATCCTCACCGCCGGCGCAGGTGCCGCCTGCGATCGCCACGGCACGCCGATCGGCACCGAGACGTTGGTGCAGCCAGCCGTCTGCGGTGCTCCGGCCGACGCGATCAGCAGCATCCAGGGGCCGGCGCTGAAAAGCCCGCAGGCCGGCCAGATGGCCACCGTGGAAGCGGTGGTGATCGCCGACGCCATCGATGGTCTCGGCGGGGTGTTTCTGCAGGCACAGCAGCCGGACCGCGACGGCGATCCGATGACCAGTGAAGGCCTGTTCGTGCAGATCGACGGCGCGCGGCCCAACGTGGAGCGCGGCGACATCGTGCGCGTGCACGGACGCGTCGCGGAGATCGGCGACGGCGAGGCCATCCTGACCGCGCTGGTCGAGCTCAGCTCCTTCCAGTTTTGCGGCAAGGTCGATGAGTTGCCGCAGCCCTCGCTGATCGAGGAGCCGCCGCTGGTGGCGGAGGACTGGGAAGCGCTGGAAAGCATGGCCATCGTGATCGAGCCGATTGCCACGGTGCTCTCCAACTACGCGCTGCTGTCGCGTGGCGAGATGCTGATCGGCCTGACCGGTCGCCAGTGGGTGCCCACCGAGCGCTTCCCGCCAGGCGAGCAGGCGCGTGCGCTGGCGATGGACAACGAACGTGCGCGGCTGTTGCTGGACGACGGCAGCATCGCGAACACCGCGCCCGAGCGCGTGTCCTGGCTGCCGGGGCAGCCGAGCATCGATGCACCCTTCCGCGTGGGCACCCAGATCTCCGGCATCACCGGCGTACTTGACCAGCGCGGCGGCAGCTACCGCCTGCACCCCACCGAGCGCATCGAGGCGGTCCAGGCGGCACGCCCCGAGAGCGCGCCGGAAGTGGCCGGCGGCGTGCGCATCGCCAGTTTCAACGTCCTCAACTACTTCAATGGCGACGGCAAGGGCGGCGGCTTTCCCACCCAGCGCGGCGCCAGCGACGCCGAGGAACTCAGCCGCCAGCGCGCCAAGATCCTGTCGGCGCTGAAGGCGATGGATGCCGATCTCTACACCCTGCTCGAAATCGAGAACGACGGCTACGAGAAGCGCTCGGCCATCGAGGAACTGACCTTCCGCCTGAACCAGGCGCGCGGCCGTCCGCGCGAGTACGACTACATCCGCGCCCCCGGCGAGCGCCTCGGCGGCGACCAGATCAGCGTCGGCATCATTTACCGACCGCGCAAGCTCACCCCGGCAGGTCCGGCGGCCACCCTGACGAGCGGCCCCTTCGAACGCGGCAGCCGCGCGCCGCTGGCGCAGACCTTCGAGGTCGCCAAGCTGGGCGCGCGCTTCACCGTGGTGGTCAACCACTGGAAGAGCAAGGGCGGCTGCCAGGACGCCGACTCTTCCAACCAGGACCGCGGCGACGGCCAGGGCTGCTGGAACGGCGCGCGCATCGAGGCCGCGCGCACGCTCGCCGACTGGCTGGCGACCGACCCCACCGCCAGCGGCGACCCCGACATGCTGGTGATCGGCGATCTCAACAGCTATTCGCAGGAAGACCCGATCCGCCTGTTGCGCGAGGCAGGCTATGCACAGTTGGGCCATGCCGATGGCGCCGGGCACTACAGTTTCGTCTATGACGGCCTGTCCGGCAGCCTCGACCACGCGCTGGCCAGCGCCACCCTCGCTGCCCAGGTTCGCGCGGCCGCAGTCTGGCACATCAACGCCGACGAGATGCCGGATTTCGACTACAACCGCGAGGACCGCCCGCGCGCCGTTGACGCCCGCATGTTCCGCTCCGACCCATTCCGCTCCTCGGACCACGACCCCCTCATCCTGGGGCTGGACCTGGTGGACGAGCCGGAAGTCCTTCCGGAGCCGGATCCCGAGTCGGACGCTGAG includes these proteins:
- a CDS encoding cytochrome c5 family protein, which codes for MTKYDAVFLKHFAQLIIGLMVFALLLIIVAHYINDRFYGYSAAASGVADEDLNPIQRERVAAQRAETNARLAPIGGVNAGDTGRAAIAAAEEARQKALASQVAYGGTLDGAVIYQNLCGACHNSGAGGAPMMTKDAWAPRMAQGVDTLVKHAVEGFQGAAGVMPAKGGNPSLTDEQVRAAVEHMVGQVQ
- a CDS encoding ExeM/NucH family extracellular endonuclease gives rise to the protein MNFTRVLATAILTAGAGAACDRHGTPIGTETLVQPAVCGAPADAISSIQGPALKSPQAGQMATVEAVVIADAIDGLGGVFLQAQQPDRDGDPMTSEGLFVQIDGARPNVERGDIVRVHGRVAEIGDGEAILTALVELSSFQFCGKVDELPQPSLIEEPPLVAEDWEALESMAIVIEPIATVLSNYALLSRGEMLIGLTGRQWVPTERFPPGEQARALAMDNERARLLLDDGSIANTAPERVSWLPGQPSIDAPFRVGTQISGITGVLDQRGGSYRLHPTERIEAVQAARPESAPEVAGGVRIASFNVLNYFNGDGKGGGFPTQRGASDAEELSRQRAKILSALKAMDADLYTLLEIENDGYEKRSAIEELTFRLNQARGRPREYDYIRAPGERLGGDQISVGIIYRPRKLTPAGPAATLTSGPFERGSRAPLAQTFEVAKLGARFTVVVNHWKSKGGCQDADSSNQDRGDGQGCWNGARIEAARTLADWLATDPTASGDPDMLVIGDLNSYSQEDPIRLLREAGYAQLGHADGAGHYSFVYDGLSGSLDHALASATLAAQVRAAAVWHINADEMPDFDYNREDRPRAVDARMFRSDPFRSSDHDPLILGLDLVDEPEVLPEPDPESDAEPEPKAPG